One Punica granatum isolate Tunisia-2019 chromosome 3, ASM765513v2, whole genome shotgun sequence genomic window carries:
- the LOC116199975 gene encoding probable pectin methylesterase CGR2, with amino-acid sequence MARRQVGSSRRLVDSGIPFAGSLHSKSRSSPLLSVVLVLLGAVLLICFAYGSGLFGRKVEAFSKVEGDFSCTLEVQRALPVLKKAYGDSMHKVLHVGPDTCSVVSQLLKEEETEAWGVEPYDIEDADRSCKRLVRKGFVRVADIKFPLPYRPKSFSLVIVSDSLDYLSPKYLNRTLPDLARVSADSIVIFTGFPSKQKAKVGEVSKFGRPPKMRSSSWWIRFFMQMSLEENESASKKFEQAASKRSYEPGCQVFHLKSYH; translated from the exons ATGGCGAGGAGGCAAGTAGGCTCCAGTCGCCGACTGGTCGACAGTGGAATCCCTTTTGCTGGATCTTTACATTCGAAGTCCCGATCTTCACCGTTGCTATCAGTTGTTCTTGTCCTTTTG GGAGCAGTCCTGCTCATTTGCTTTGCCTATGGCTCAG GTTTATTTGGAAGAAAGGTGGAAGCATTTAGCAAGGTTGAAG gTGACTTCTCATGCACATTGGAGGTTCAAAGAGCATTGCCTGTACTGAAGAAGGCTTATGGTGATAGTATGCACAAGGTTTTGCACGTGGGACCGGACACTTGTTCGGTAGTTTCTCAACTGCTGAAAGAGGAAGAGACTGAAGCTTGGGGTGTGGAACCTTATGACATAGAAGATGCCGACAGAAGCTGCAAGAGACTTGTCCGCAAGGGCTTTGTTCGAGTTGCGGACATTAAGTTCCCTCTCCCTTACAGGCCAAAGTCATTTTCCCTCGTCATCGTGTCAGACTCATTGGATTATTTGTCCCCAAAGTATCTCAACAGGACTCTTCCTGACCTAGCCAGGGTTTCGGCTGATAGCATAGTTATTTTTACAG GGTTTCCAAGCAAACAGAAAGCTAAGGTTGGGGAAGTATCTAAATTCGGAAGGCCG CCCAAAATGCGGAGCTCGTCTTGGTGGATACGCTTCTTCATGCAGATGAGCTTAGAAGAGAATGAATCTGCAAGTAAAAAGTTCGAGCAAGCTGCGTCTAAGAGATCTTATGAGCCGGGCTGCCAAGTTTTCCACCTAAAATCGTATCACTAA
- the LOC116199974 gene encoding GTP-binding protein At3g49725, chloroplastic gives MFRALNLLRCRLIEPPCPRLAAPKILSFPLSTKQSNEPDPQDVVSLINRDPTSPPRLFVVQPRLRPDAALHARLDEALCLANSLEEQRDGFFHTDFFEKGLPPHVVVQNPAARSPKPRADTYFGPGTVDNIKIHLNAAEEKGEIIDAVFVNAILSGIQQRNLEMIWGKPVLDRVGLIIEIFNAHAFTKEAKLQAELAALMYKKTRLVRVRGPNGRLTFGVGGEAEVVSARGRGSGGQGFISGAGETELQLQRRRIAERRSRLLSHIEEVRRTRAVQRAGRKRHGGSFGLGLSTVAVVGYTNAGKSTLVGTLSDSDVYGDDRLFATVDPRLRSVVLPSGRKVLMSDTVGFISDLPVQLVEAFHATLEEVVEADLLVHVLDSSAPNLDEHRSSVLQVLEQIGVSENKLQNMIEVWNKIDLQEVDEMHSDGALLDAEEVEFENLSGEDDESVLSEISCQESSGEGIDRSTTASGDDEVVAEQSEGELEYEEDEDRLCEVSSGELDDLAITSNTPGSSIRQAQSAASDERYQSYKCGPDVKTSAVTGVGLQELLELIDEKLKAQDESVKSERVVERGAFDRKWRPPRENDAGIAVEQ, from the exons ATGTTTCGAGCTCTCAATCTCCTCCGCTGCCGCCTCATTGAACCTCCGTGTCCCAGACTCGCCGCCCCCAAGATTCTCTCCTTCCCACTCTCCACGAAGCAGAGCAACGAGCCAGATCCCCAGGACGTAGTCTCGCTGATCAACCGGGACCCCACGAGCCCCCCGCGGCTCTTCGTGGTCCAGCCTCGGCTCCGCCCCGACGCCGCCCTCCACGCCAGGCTCGACGAAGCTCTCTGCCTCGCCAACTCCCTCGAGGAGCAGCGGGATGGCTTCTTCCACACCGATTTCTTCGAAAAGGGCCTCCCCCCTCACGTTGTCGTTCAGAACCCTGCTGCTAGATCCCCGAAACCTCGTGCAG ACACGTATTTCGGACCAGGGACTGTGGACAATATTAAGATCCATTTAAATGCAGCAGAAGAAAAG GGTGAAATAATAGATGCTGTTTTCGTGAATGCCATCTTGTCGGGAATTCAGCAGAGGAATTTAGAG ATGATATGGGGAAAGCCTGTGCTAGATCGTGTAGGCCTTATTATAGAGATCTTTAACGCTCATGCTTTCACAAAAGAAGCAAAACTACAG GCTGAACTAGCAGCCCTGATGTACAAAAAGACGAGGCTTGTCCGTGTTCGTGGGCCTAATGGCCGTCTTACCTTTGGTGTTGGTGGTGAAGCTGAAGTTGTCAGTGCTCGAGG GAGAGGAAGTGGAGGACAAGGTTTCATCAGCGGTGCTGGAGAAACTGAACTTCAGCTGCAGCGGCGAAG AATTGCAGAGAGGCGTAGCCGTCTTCTGTCTCATATAGAAGAAGTGCGTAGAACTCGAGCTGTGCAACGAGCTGGTCGGAAGAGACATGGAGGCTCGTTTGGCCTGGGGTTATCTACCGTTGCTGTCGTAGGATATACCAATGCG GGAAAGTCAACTCTAGTCGGTACACTCTCAGATAGTGATGTTTATGGTGATGATCG GCTATTTGCGACTGTTGACCCAAGATTGAGAAGCGTTGTTCTTCCCTCGGG GAGGAAAGTGCTTATGAGCGACACAGTTGGGTTTATATCTGATCTGCCTGTGCAG TTGGTGGAAGCCTTTCATGCAACTCTGGAGGAGGTGGTTGAAGCCGATCTTCTTGTG CATGTATTGGATTCAAGTGCTCCAAATCTCGATGAGCATCGTTCATCAGTCTTGCAAGTTCTTGAACAAATAGGTGTATCTGAGAATAAGCTTCAGAACATGATTGAAGTTTGGAATAAG ATTGATCTTCAGGAAGTTGATGAGATGCATTCAGATGGAGCCTTGCTTGATGCCGAAGAAGTCGAATTTGAGAATCTCTCAGGAGAAGATGACGAGAGTGTGTTGTCTGAGATATCATGTCAGGAGAGCAGTGGTGAGGGGATAGATCGCTCGACAACTGCCAGTGGTGATGATGAAGTTGTTGCCGAGCAATCAGAGGGAGAACTCGAGTATGAGGAAGATGAGGACCGTCTGTGTGAGGTGTCATCTGGAGAGCTTGATGATTTAGCCATCACCAGCAACACTCCAGGATCATCTATTCGGCAGGCTCAGAGCGCAGCCAGTGATGAACGGTATCAGTCCTACAAGTGTGGGCCTGATGTGAAAACGTCTGCAGTGACAGGAGTGGGCCTACAAGAGCTTCTGGAGCTCATCGACGAGAAGCTGAAGGCGCAGGACGAGAGCGTCAAGTCTGAGCGAGTAGTGGAAAGGGGTGCTTTCGATAGAAAATGGAGACCACCCCGAGAAAACGATGCAGGCATTGCAGTCGAGCAGTAA